GCCTAAGATGTCAGCCGATTTGCGGATGAAGTAAATGAGCCGGATGGTGAGCGATGAATCGGCAAAGGCGACAAAGGCCGCTATGATGCTGCCAGGCTCCACGCCACGTACACGGTCGTCCATGCTGCTGAGGATCGCCATCGCCTGACGCATTTTCTCTGGAGAGGTGTCATAAGTAAGCCCCAGATCAATCACCACGCGGCGCCCGGGCTCGGAGGAGATGTTCGTCACTACCGCGTCGATCAGTTGCGAGTTAGGCAAGATCACCAACTGGCCGTCGTAGGTGCGAAGGCGCGTACTGCGAAGACCCACGTCTACTACCGTCCCCTCCGTGTCGCCAATGCGGATGATGTCACCAATTTGAAACGTTTGATCCGTGAAGATGGTGACACCGCCAAAAATGTTTTTGATCGTGTCTTGCGACGCTAAGGCGAAGGCCATACCGCCAATGCCGAGCGTACCCATCAGCGTGGTGACGGTCACACCTATATTGTGTAGGGCCATAACGATACCGATGGCCCACACAACAATCAGCACGCCGCGCTTAATCAGCGGGATGAGATGCGTGTTGATGTTCAGTCTCGTGGTGGCCGACCCGTCGCGTGGTGTAAACACGGATTCGATCAGGCGGGCGATGACACGCGCGAAGAGCCACGTGACGTTGAGCGTGACGAGCACCTCGTACGCGTTGCGCAAAAAGTGATGAAACTTCACGCCCAGATCCAGCCTCCCCAGCGAGATCCATACAGCGAACAGTATCACGCCGAGCAGGATGGGCGGTTCGAGTGCATCGGAGAGCAGATCGTCAATGCGCGTGCGGCTACGTTCCGCAATGCGGCGCACGACGCGTCGGTTGATGATCGAAATCAGTTTGTTGACAATTAGTACGCCGACGATGATCAGCAGCGATATGCCCCAATCTCGGAGCGAATTGCCGTAATAGAGTTTATCCCACATGTGAGTCAGAGGTTTTGTGTATGATGTCTTGTATAACGAGTCCAGAGAGTGTGAAGCCGAAGATGGCCGTGATGTGCGCCAACGTGCCATTGATGCGTGCCTTGCGGGCGTCCCAAGTGGAGACCGGTGCCGAGTTGGCGCCGTCGAGCGAGGCGGATGGTGCACCCTGATTTTCGAGCACTTCGTCGCTGTAGACGCAGAGGAAGTCGCGCGCAGGTGGTTCGCCCTGTTTGAGCTGACGGCGCAGCGCAGCCGCTAATGGGCAGCCCGCCACGCGGCGGAATTTGGCCACGCGGATTCGCTGCGGATCGGCCTTGAGTGCGGCGCCCATGCTGGAGAAGAAAGTGGCTTGCGGCAGGCGTGTAGCCGTGCGGATGAGGTGCACTTTTTCCTGGAGGCTATCGATGGCGTCGATGATGTAATCGTATTGCTCCAGACCGAACGACGCCGAGGTGTCGGCATTGTACACACCTGCGATGGCGTCGATCGCGGCCTCGGGGTTGATCTCAGCGAGGCGCTCCTTGAGGACGTCCACCTTCACGCGCCCCACCGTCTGCCGCGTGGCTGGCAGCTGGCGGTTGATATTGGTAGGGCTTACACGGTCAGAGTCCACCAACGTCAGTCGGCGGACACCCGAGCGCACCAAGCCCTCGGCACACCAGCTACCCACGCCGCCCACGCCGAACAGAATCACGCGCGCGCGCTCCATCCGCAGCATGGCCTCCCGCCCGATAAGCAGCTCGGTGCGGGAAAAAAAGAGGTCATTTTCATTCATAGTGATGGCTGTCAGTCGTTATTCGTAAGTCGTCAGTTGTGTTTAGTTTCAGAACATCACCCCCACGGACATACTGAGTCCACTGGTGCGTCGACTGATG
The sequence above is drawn from the Tannerella serpentiformis genome and encodes:
- a CDS encoding mechanosensitive ion channel family protein, whose protein sequence is MWDKLYYGNSLRDWGISLLIIVGVLIVNKLISIINRRVVRRIAERSRTRIDDLLSDALEPPILLGVILFAVWISLGRLDLGVKFHHFLRNAYEVLVTLNVTWLFARVIARLIESVFTPRDGSATTRLNINTHLIPLIKRGVLIVVWAIGIVMALHNIGVTVTTLMGTLGIGGMAFALASQDTIKNIFGGVTIFTDQTFQIGDIIRIGDTEGTVVDVGLRSTRLRTYDGQLVILPNSQLIDAVVTNISSEPGRRVVIDLGLTYDTSPEKMRQAMAILSSMDDRVRGVEPGSIIAAFVAFADSSLTIRLIYFIRKSADILGTQTEVNFDILSQFNAAGLNFAFPSRTVYIDKGSDPS
- a CDS encoding tRNA threonylcarbamoyladenosine dehydratase, with the translated sequence MNENDLFFSRTELLIGREAMLRMERARVILFGVGGVGSWCAEGLVRSGVRRLTLVDSDRVSPTNINRQLPATRQTVGRVKVDVLKERLAEINPEAAIDAIAGVYNADTSASFGLEQYDYIIDAIDSLQEKVHLIRTATRLPQATFFSSMGAALKADPQRIRVAKFRRVAGCPLAAALRRQLKQGEPPARDFLCVYSDEVLENQGAPSASLDGANSAPVSTWDARKARINGTLAHITAIFGFTLSGLVIQDIIHKTSDSHVG